In Devosia litorisediminis, the genomic stretch AGATACGCAACCGCATCGCCGCCCAGCGCCGCGAACTGCGCGCGGGTCAGGTCCTTGAGCGGATGAATGACGTGATCTGCTACGGTCTCGTCGTTTCTTTTTTCATACATAGTGTCGGCCCTTTCCTCAGACTGAGCGAATTTCGATACGGCGGGCAACCTTGGTCGTCAGGGGGCGCTCGATAGCAATAACGAGCATACCATGCCCTAAAGTTGCATCCTTGACGATCATTCCGTCGGCCAGCAGGAACGAGCGCTGGAATTGCCGTGCGGCAATACCCCTGTGCAGGAACTCGCGTCCCGCCTCATCCTGCTGCTTGCCACGCACCACGATCTGGCTGTCTTCAGCCATCACGTCCAGCTCATGAGCGCCAAAACCGGCAACGGCTATGGACACCAGAAACTGCTCGGTGCCCTGGGCATCAACAGTGCGCTCGATATTATAGGGCGGATAGCCGTCGGCGGATTTGGCCAACCGATCGACACGCTCCTCAAAACTGTCAAAGCCGAGGAGAAATGGGGCGGAAAACACCGAAATACGCGACATACAAGCCGTCCTTGATCGTCAAGCAACGTACCAACGCGCGACCCGATTGCAGTGGCATCGCGCGTCTGCAAGAAATATGGGACCTGAGCGCGCCCCGTTCAAGGTCAAGGAATTCGTCTCATGTCCCAGACTGTGTCCGTCATCACGCCAGCCTATGAGGCCCACGCCACAATCGTGACCACCGTGGCCAGCGTGATCGGCCAGACCCACCCCGATTGGCAGCTCTGGATCATTGCCGATGACGGCGAAGACTATGCCGCCGTGCTGGCGGATGCCGGCATCCGCGATTCCCGGATCATGCACATAACCAGTGGTGGCTTGGGCCGTGGTGCCTCC encodes the following:
- a CDS encoding Hsp20 family protein, which codes for MSRISVFSAPFLLGFDSFEERVDRLAKSADGYPPYNIERTVDAQGTEQFLVSIAVAGFGAHELDVMAEDSQIVVRGKQQDEAGREFLHRGIAARQFQRSFLLADGMIVKDATLGHGMLVIAIERPLTTKVARRIEIRSV